From Neisseria cinerea:
TCAATGCTTTCGATGCGGGCTTTAGTGTGGGCGGTATCGGTTTTAAGGGCGACCTGCCAGCCTGTGTAGCTTTTGGCATCCACACCGATATCCTTCAATGCCATTGCCAAAAGGCCGATGGTTACTTGTTCGCCGGTAGCTAAGACGACGTCCAGCTCGCGCGGATCGGGATGCTCCTGCATTTCGTGCGCCAACGCAACCAGACGGTTGGTTTCGCCGCTCATGGCGGATACGACGACGACGATATCGTGTCCTTCGGCGCGGGCTTTAGCGACACGTTTGGCTACGTTTTTAATGCGTTCGGGCGAGCCTACGGATGTGCCGCCGTATTTATGTACGATTAACGCCATGTTTCGTGCTTTCTTGTGTAGGGTTGGTCGGGCAGCATGGTTTGCTGGAAAAGGGCTTATTATTACTATTTTTTATACAGAGTTCAAGAACAGGCAAAGATTTCTCCGACCCTTTCCGAAACCTACCCTGCAAATGCCTGTTGTTTCACATTGCCGACAAAATGCCGTCTGAACGGTTTTCAGACGGCATACGGACAATAATTAAGCAACGGACAATGCATTTTGCTGATATCGCACCAGCTCTCTTATGCCTTGTTCGGCCAGTCCGATCAGTTTGCCCAATTCTTCCAAACTGAATGGCGCGCCTTCTGCCGTCCCCTGTATTTCGATGATTTTCCCCGATGCGGTCATAACGATATTCACATCACTGTCGCAACCGGAATCTTCAGGATAATCCAAATCTAAAAGCGGCACTCCGCCGACTATGCCGGCGGATATGGCGGCAACGGCTTCGCGGATGGGGTTTTCACTCAAAATGCCGTCTGAAATCAGCTTTCCGACGGCAATGTGCAGTGCCACAAATGCGCCGGTAATGGATGCCGTACGCGTACCGCCGTCTGCCTGAATCACGTCGCAGTCAATCAGGATTTGGCGTTCGCCGAGTTTTTCCATATCCACGACCGCGCGCAGCGACCGTCCGATAAGGCGCTGGATTTCCTGAGTACGCCCGGACTGTTTGCCCGCCGAAGCTTCGCGGCGCATCCGGGAAGCGGTGGATGCAGGCAGCATCCCGTATTCTGCCGTTACCCAGCCTTGGTTTTTACCGCGCAAAAACGGTGGGACATTTTCATCTACGGAAGCAGTACAGATAACTTTGGTATTACCGCATTCAATAAGACACGAACCGTCCGTATGCGGCAGGAAATGAGGGGTGATTTTGATATCGCGCAGGCTGTCGGCGGCGCGTGAGGTGCGGATGTAATCAGGCATACTGCCCTCCCGTTAAAAACAGATAAATTAAAAAGCCTTAAATATGAAAAATCACATTTAAGGCCTTCAAACTGAAAATTTCTACGCCTCTTCGGCTTTGCTGCGGATAATCAAAAGCGGCAGGTGGCTTTGGCGCATTACCGTTTCGGCAAAACTGCCCATCAAAAGGTGCATCAGCCCGGTACGTCCGTGCGTACCCAACACCAGCAGGTCGGCACCGTTTTCATCGGCATAATCGACCAAATCCTGTGCCATTTCGCGCGCGCCTTTATTCGCCACCAAGAGATGTTTGACCGTATTTCCAACCCCCAGTTCGCGGGCA
This genomic window contains:
- the rph gene encoding ribonuclease PH; the encoded protein is MPDYIRTSRAADSLRDIKITPHFLPHTDGSCLIECGNTKVICTASVDENVPPFLRGKNQGWVTAEYGMLPASTASRMRREASAGKQSGRTQEIQRLIGRSLRAVVDMEKLGERQILIDCDVIQADGGTRTASITGAFVALHIAVGKLISDGILSENPIREAVAAISAGIVGGVPLLDLDYPEDSGCDSDVNIVMTASGKIIEIQGTAEGAPFSLEELGKLIGLAEQGIRELVRYQQNALSVA
- a CDS encoding universal stress protein, with translation MYKHLVVAVDGSETSINALKHAAELAGVNSARLTLVHVANPAEYMALAPEFLQHESYEAAAIAQGNEVLDNAERSARELGVGNTVKHLLVANKGAREMAQDLVDYADENGADLLVLGTHGRTGLMHLLMGSFAETVMRQSHLPLLIIRSKAEEA